Sequence from the Catenuloplanes indicus genome:
CCACAGGTCGTTCTTCGTCTTCCCGACGAGCGCGATCAAGGGCAAGCACATCGAGTCCGCGTACGTGCAGATGAAGCTGGAGCACTCCTGGTCCTGCTCGGACGAGCCGACCAGCATGTACTGGGCCGGCGGGCTGAGCGGCGCGCCGCGTACCGCGTGGGCGACCGGCCTGAAGGGCTGGATGGCGACGGTCTCCTCGCATGCGAACGAGGCGGGCGGCTGCGGCACGATCCAGCCGGACCCGTGGAACAACTTCCAGGGCAGCGCGGTCACCAGCCGCATCCAGGCGATCGCGTCCGGCGGCGCGTCGGACATCACGATCGCGTTCACCGGCCAGGCACAGAACGGCACGCTGGAGCACGCGCAGGCGCGGTGGAAGCGCTTCTCGATGAACGACGCGAAGCTGATCGTCGACTTCGACACGCCACCGGCTGAGCCGACCGGCCTGCGACCGGCCGGCAACGGTTCCGGCTGCGGCACGATCGGCACGCTCAACGCCACGTTCCAGGCCGTCCCGCAGGACGCGGACGGGCACGCGCAGTCGGTCGAGTGGGAGTGGGCGGAGGTCAGCGCGTCCGGTGCGTACACCACGCAGCCCGCGCCGGGACGGACGACCGCGTCCGCCGGCGGCCTGGCCCAGGCCGCATCGGTCCGGCTCACCGAGGGCCGCAAGTACGCGTTCCGGGCCCGGTCGACCGACCCGGCGCCGTACAGCATCACCGGACCGTGGTCGGCATGGTGCGAGTTCGTCGCGGACATCAGCCGGCCGGCGCAGCCGACGATCACCATGACCACGCCGCCGACCGGGCCGGGCACACCGGTCGTCTACACGATCACCAGCACCGAGAGCGACGTGACGAAGTTCCGGTTCGGCTGGGCGCAGACCGCGGTCGCGGAGGTCACGGCGACCACGTCGGGCGCGCTGAAGACCGCCACGGTCAAGCTGACCGCGCCGAAGTACGGGCTGATCAACCTGTACGCGTACGCGGTCGACGCCACGCTGAACGACGGTGTGCTCGGCAAGAGCGAGGACTTCATCGTCGACCGGAAGCGGCCCGCGGTCGCCCGGTTCGGCCTCGAGACGTACCCGGGCATCAACGAGTCGGCCGCGCTCGCCGACCAGCAGGCCGCGCTCGCCGGTGACACGCCGCTGACCACCGTGAACACCACGTGGACCGACAACGGCCGGCTGGTCAACGGCCGTACGCTGACGTTCGGCAACACGGCCGCGCAGGCGACCGCGCCCGGGCTGGTCCCGGACATGACCAAGTCGTTCTCCGTCGCCGCCTGGGTGAAGCTCAACGACCTCAACGGTTTCCAGACCGTCGTGGCCAAGGACGCCGCGGCCGGTCAGTGGAGTCCGTTCCGGTTGCAGATGCGCACCGACACCGGCGGGCCGTCGTGGTGCATGACGCTGAACGCGCGCGTCGACCACGGCTCCGCACTGAGCGTGTGCTCACCGGTCAAGCCGGTCGCGGCCCGCTGGATGCACGTCGCCGGTGCCTGGGACGCGACCGACGGCAAGATCCGCGTCTGGGTCGACGGCTCCGAGACGAACGACACGTTCCTGACGCCGGTCAGCACCACGGGCGCACTGGTGGTCGGCCGGGCCACGAACGCCGGTGCCGCCGCGGACCAGCTGCGCGGCAGCGTCGCCGACGTGCAGTTCTTCGACCGGGTACTGGTCAAGGGCGACTTCACCGGCGTGCTCCCGGACGACCCCGAGTCCGGCGGCGTCGCCGAGCCGGGCATGCTGACCCCGCTCGAGGTCGGTAACTGGGACTTCGAGGGCGCCGGCTGGTGCTACGAGGAGGGGGCCTACCAGTCCGCCGACCGAGCCTGCCAGGCTCCGGACGCCACCGCGTTCAACCGCCGGCTGTCCATGACCACCGGTGCGGGCCTGGTCGCCGGCCGGGACGGCAGCAACGCGCTTCAGCTCAACGACGTGCACTTCGTCGACGACCCGTCCGACCCGCGGTACGGCACCGGCACGGCGGAACGGGCGCACGCGCAGTGGAACACCGCGGCCGCCGGGCAGCCGGAGACCTGGGTGCACAGCCCGGTCGCCCGCACCGACCAGTCGTTCACGGTCGCCGCGTGGCTGCGGCCGGACCAGCTGCCGTACGGCACGCACACCGCCATCTCGCTCCCCGGTAACGTCCAGGCGACCGGATACATCGGTATCCGCACCTACACCGTCGACGGCGTCACCCAGCGCCGCTGGGCGATCTCGACCCAGGACGCGGACGCGGTCACCGGCCGGAGCGGCGGCGTGTCCGCGACCACCAACCTGATCGACGAGGACGACCTGGGCGCGGTCTGGACCCACGTCACCGCGGTCTTCGACGCGTCCACGAAGACGGTCCGGCTGTACCTCAACGGCGACCTCGCCGGCACCGGCACGTGGGCCGGCCCGTGGCCCACCGCCGGCCCGTTCACGCTCGGCGCCGGCCGGTACTCGGCCACCGCCGGGGCCACCACCGGCCAGTGGGTCGACCAGTGGCGCGGCGCCATCGACGACGTCCACGTCTTCCAGGGCGCGGCGACGGACAGTGCGGTGCGGACGCTCTTCGACGCGGAGAGCTGACGTCCGGGACAGATCCGGCCTCCGCACCGGGGGCCGGATCTGTCCTACGGCGGGGGCGTTCCCTTACCAAAGTCGCATCCGCCGGGGCGGGGCCGCCCCATAGCGTCATCGCCCGTGAACATCCTCGAAGCGATCCTGCTCGGTGCCGTCGAAGGCTTCACCGAGTTCCTGCCCGTCTCCAGCACCGGGCATCTGACCATCCTGGAGAAGCTGCTCGGCTACCGGATCGACGCGCCGGACGTGACCGCGTTCACGGCGATCATCCAGTTCGGTGCGGTACTGGCCACGGTCATCTATCTGCGGGCGGACATCGCGCGGATCGTGCCGGCCTGGTGCCGTGGGCTGAGCGATCCGGCGCGGCGCGGGGGCGACTACCGGTTCGGGTGGGCGGTGATCCTCGGGTCGGTGCCGATCGCGATCGTCGGGCCGCTGTTCAAGGATCAGGTCGAGACGACGCTGCGCAGCCTGTGGTTCGTCGGGGGCGCCCTGATCGTGTGGAGCGGGGTGCTGTGGTTCGCCGACCGGGCGGCCACCCAGCGCCGACACGAGGGCGACGTGACCTGGAAGGACACCCTGATCATCGGTACGGCGCAGTGCCTGGCGCTGATCCCGGGCGTGTCCCGGTCCGGCGCCACCATGTCCGCCGGTCTGCTGCGTGACCTGGACCGGGTGACCGTGACCCGGCTGTCGTTCTTCCTGTCCGTCCCGGCGCTGACCGCGGCCAGCATCCTGCAGGGCGTCACCCGGTACGACACGATCGCGGCCGGGATCGGCTGGGTGCCGACGCTGGTCGCCACCGTGGTCAGCTTCGCCGTGGCGTACGCGTCGGTGACCTGGCTGTTGCGGTTCGTCGCCCGGCACACGTACACGGTGTTCATCGTCTACCGCGTCGTCCTCGGCGTGGTCGTGCTCACGCTGGTCGCGACGAACACGATCCCGGCCACGTAGGCGGGCCGTTCAGCTGCGTTTCAGCGGCGAGGCGGGACAATGGCGGGCGTGCGTGTGCTGGTCGTCGACGATGAGGTGCGGTTCACCCGGACGCTGCGGGCCGGGCTGGAGGCCGCGGGGTTCGCGGTCGACGTGGCCCACGACGGCGTGGACGCGCTGTGGCTGGCGCGGGAGAACACGTACGACGCGATCGTTCTTGATCTGATGCTGCCGAAGCTGAACGGCTACCGGGTGTGCGCCACGCTGCGCGAGGAGCGGAACTGGACGCCGATCCTGATGCTGACCGCGAAGGACGGCGAGTGGGACCAGGTCGAGGGCCTGGACACCGGCGCGGACGACTACCTGACCAAGCCGTTCTCGTTCCCGGTGCTGGTCGCGCGGCTGCGCGCGGTGACCCGGCGCGGACCCCGGGAGCGGCCGGTGCTGATCGAGGCGGGCGACGTGCGGCTCGATCCGGCCGCGCACCGGGTGTGGCGTGGCGACGCCGAGGTGGAGCTGACCGCGCGGGAGTTCGCACTGCTCAGCCACCTGGCCCGACACAAGGGGGACGTGCTGTCCAAACGCGACATCCTGGACACCGTGTGGGGTTTCGACTTCGACGGCGACCCGAACATCGTCGAGGTCTACGTCCGCCACCTCAGGAACAAGATCGGCCGAGACACCATCCAGACGGTACGCGGTGCGGGTTACCGACTCGGGACCGACGGTGGCTGACGACCGGCCGGCCCGGGATCCGGCGTCGCGGCCGGCGCGGGACTCGACGTCGCGGCCGACTCAGGATCCGGCGTCGCGGCCGGCCCGGGGTCCGGCTGGGAGGCCGGCCGCCTCCGTGAAGGTGCGGGCGACCGCCGGTGCGGTGCTGGTGGTGGCGGTCGCGCTGATCGCCGGCGCGGCCGCGCTGGTCCTGATGGTCCGGGAGTCGCTGCGCGACGGCCTGGAGACCCGGGCGGAGCAGCAGATCGCCACGCTGATCACCCAGCTCGGCCCGGCCGCGCCCGGCACGCCGGGCCCGGCCCCGTCGCAGACGCCCGGCCGGACGGCGCCGCCGGCACCGGACGGCACAGCAGCGCAGACGCCCGACGGCACAGCATCGCCGGACGCCACAGCAGCGCGGGCCCCGGACACCACGGCAGCGCGGGCGCCGGACGAGGACGACGACGAGGACGAGCCCGAGGACGTCGTCTGGCAGGTGATCGACGCGAGCGGCGCCGTGGCCGGCGCGTCCCAGCCGCTCGCGCGGGCGCTGCCGGCCGAGGACACCGCCCGGTTCACGCTGCCCGGCGCCGACCACGCCTACCTGGTGCGCACCGAGCGGGACGACGGGCGCACGATCGCGGTCGCCGTCTCGCTGGAGGAGGTCGACAACGGCACCGAGGCGCTGGTCACGCCGCTGGTCACCGGCATCCCGCTGCTGCTGATCGTCTGCGCGGCCGTCACCTGGATCGTGGTCGCGCGGGCGCTGGCGCCGATCGAGCGGATCCGCCGCGAGGCCGAGGAGATCACCGGTGACCGGCTGGACCGCCGGGTGCCGGAGCCTGCGTCGCGCGACGAGGTGCACCGGATGGCCCGCACGATGAACCGCATGCTGGCCCGGCTGCAGGCCTCGCGGGAACGGCAGCAGCGGTTCGTCGCGGACGCGTCGCACGAGCTGCGGTCGCCGCTGACCAGCATGCGGCAGGCCGCGGAGGTGGCGGACGCGCTGCCGGACGGCTACCTTGCGGAGACCGTGCTGGAGGAGTCGGCCCGGATGTCCCGGCTCGTCGACCAGCTGCTGCTGCTGACCCGGGCCGGGGAGGGCGCGGTCACCCGTACCCGCGAGGACGTTGATCTTGATGATCTGCTCCTGGCCGAGGCCGCGCGCGTGCGCCGCGCCGGGCTCACCGTCGACACCACCGGCGTGGCCGCCGGACG
This genomic interval carries:
- a CDS encoding LamG domain-containing protein yields the protein MTSPSWPRAHRRSRRGTASSIVLLVTAGVLPLWTPPAAAAPTAPAAYPRSEEATALATAVKSGQRVEVASERTAYAQVFADPSGKLVMESSAVPQRVRNDDGSWSARDLALAPAADGTLRPAASVADVRFSPGGTGPAVTAVADGKRLELSWPGALPKPAVTGDSAVYAGVLSGVDLVLRATPTGFTHVLVVRTPEAADDARVRQVGFTVGGDARLVEDPDGGLRAIAGDVEIASADKPIMWDSAAPAAAATARAARSNTPAGSTHAQPGEAATVREMAAEVTAGGDLRLVPDASLLDAPKERFPLYIDPAWSTGKSRWAYATSNNSNNNVHNVWVGLNPSTGVTHRSFFVFPTSAIKGKHIESAYVQMKLEHSWSCSDEPTSMYWAGGLSGAPRTAWATGLKGWMATVSSHANEAGGCGTIQPDPWNNFQGSAVTSRIQAIASGGASDITIAFTGQAQNGTLEHAQARWKRFSMNDAKLIVDFDTPPAEPTGLRPAGNGSGCGTIGTLNATFQAVPQDADGHAQSVEWEWAEVSASGAYTTQPAPGRTTASAGGLAQAASVRLTEGRKYAFRARSTDPAPYSITGPWSAWCEFVADISRPAQPTITMTTPPTGPGTPVVYTITSTESDVTKFRFGWAQTAVAEVTATTSGALKTATVKLTAPKYGLINLYAYAVDATLNDGVLGKSEDFIVDRKRPAVARFGLETYPGINESAALADQQAALAGDTPLTTVNTTWTDNGRLVNGRTLTFGNTAAQATAPGLVPDMTKSFSVAAWVKLNDLNGFQTVVAKDAAAGQWSPFRLQMRTDTGGPSWCMTLNARVDHGSALSVCSPVKPVAARWMHVAGAWDATDGKIRVWVDGSETNDTFLTPVSTTGALVVGRATNAGAAADQLRGSVADVQFFDRVLVKGDFTGVLPDDPESGGVAEPGMLTPLEVGNWDFEGAGWCYEEGAYQSADRACQAPDATAFNRRLSMTTGAGLVAGRDGSNALQLNDVHFVDDPSDPRYGTGTAERAHAQWNTAAAGQPETWVHSPVARTDQSFTVAAWLRPDQLPYGTHTAISLPGNVQATGYIGIRTYTVDGVTQRRWAISTQDADAVTGRSGGVSATTNLIDEDDLGAVWTHVTAVFDASTKTVRLYLNGDLAGTGTWAGPWPTAGPFTLGAGRYSATAGATTGQWVDQWRGAIDDVHVFQGAATDSAVRTLFDAES
- a CDS encoding undecaprenyl-diphosphate phosphatase, which translates into the protein MNILEAILLGAVEGFTEFLPVSSTGHLTILEKLLGYRIDAPDVTAFTAIIQFGAVLATVIYLRADIARIVPAWCRGLSDPARRGGDYRFGWAVILGSVPIAIVGPLFKDQVETTLRSLWFVGGALIVWSGVLWFADRAATQRRHEGDVTWKDTLIIGTAQCLALIPGVSRSGATMSAGLLRDLDRVTVTRLSFFLSVPALTAASILQGVTRYDTIAAGIGWVPTLVATVVSFAVAYASVTWLLRFVARHTYTVFIVYRVVLGVVVLTLVATNTIPAT
- a CDS encoding response regulator transcription factor — its product is MRVLVVDDEVRFTRTLRAGLEAAGFAVDVAHDGVDALWLARENTYDAIVLDLMLPKLNGYRVCATLREERNWTPILMLTAKDGEWDQVEGLDTGADDYLTKPFSFPVLVARLRAVTRRGPRERPVLIEAGDVRLDPAAHRVWRGDAEVELTAREFALLSHLARHKGDVLSKRDILDTVWGFDFDGDPNIVEVYVRHLRNKIGRDTIQTVRGAGYRLGTDGG
- a CDS encoding sensor histidine kinase; this translates as MKVRATAGAVLVVAVALIAGAAALVLMVRESLRDGLETRAEQQIATLITQLGPAAPGTPGPAPSQTPGRTAPPAPDGTAAQTPDGTASPDATAARAPDTTAARAPDEDDDEDEPEDVVWQVIDASGAVAGASQPLARALPAEDTARFTLPGADHAYLVRTERDDGRTIAVAVSLEEVDNGTEALVTPLVTGIPLLLIVCAAVTWIVVARALAPIERIRREAEEITGDRLDRRVPEPASRDEVHRMARTMNRMLARLQASRERQQRFVADASHELRSPLTSMRQAAEVADALPDGYLAETVLEESARMSRLVDQLLLLTRAGEGAVTRTREDVDLDDLLLAEAARVRRAGLTVDTTGVAAGRVRADRVAMGQVVRNLADNAARHATSRVAVALRETPGGVTLTVDDDGHGIPADQRERVFDRFVRLDEARARDDGGSGLGLAIVKEIINGYGGSVTATDSPLGGARLVVHLPA